The genomic segment GGTCACGGCGTGCCCTGCTTGGCCGGCTTGCTCAGTCAGCTTATTTAGTCGGCTTGCTTACGCAGGAAGGCCGGGATGTCATACGTTTCCATGCCGTTCTTTTCCAAGGCGCGCACCGTATCGGAAGCTGACTCGCGACGCCATACCGCCGGCGCCTTCATGCCTTCGAACGACGAGCTGCCGTGACCAACCGACGGCTGACCGTGCATCAACGGCTCGTTGTGGGTGCCGGTACGCATCATTGGCGCTTGCACCAGTTGCACGGCCTTACGCGTGCGGCCGAGGCCGGTTGCGACCACGGTAACGCGGATATCGTCGCCCATGGCTTCATCGTATGCAATCCCTTGGGCAATCGAAGCATCCGGTGCCGCAAACGCGCGTACGGTCGCCATGACTTCCTTGATTTCCTTACCCTTCAGACTGCGGCTGGCGGTAACGTTGACCAATACGCCGCGCGCGCCGGAGAGGTCGATGCCGTCCAGCAGCGGCGAGGCGACTGCCTGCTCCGCCGCCAAACGTGCGCGATCCACGCCGGATGCGGTAGCCGTACCCATCATCGCCTTGCCTTGTTCGCCCATGATGGTCTTGACGTCATTGAAGTCGACGTTGATATGGCCCGGCACATTGATGATTTCAGCAATACCGGCAACGGCATTGTTGAGCACATCGTCAGCGTGTTGCAACCACTCCATCATGCTGTCGTCTTCATAAATCTCTTCGAGTTTTTCGTTGAGAATAATGATCAGCGAATCAACGTGCAGGGACAAAGCCTCCAGACCTTCATCGGCGATATCCATGCACTTCTGGCCTTCATATGAAAACGGCTTGGAAACCACCGCCACTGTCAGCGCGCCCTGTTCCTTCGCGATCTGCGCCACCACCGGTGCGGCGCCGGTACCTGTGCCGCCGCCCATTCCGGCAGCGATAAACACCATGTGCGCGCCGCGCAGCGCATCTTCGATGCGGTTACGTGATTCTTCTGCCAGCTGACGCCCTACCGACGGCTTCATGCCAGCACCCAGGCCGGTCTCGCCGATCTGGATCACGTTATGCGCCTTCGACTGCTTGAGCGCCTGTGCATCCGTGTTGGCAGCGATGAACTCCACTCCCGACACACCCTTGTTGATCATATGTTGGACCGCATTGCCGCCGGCGCCGCCGACGCCGACGACTTTAATCACGGTGCCCAAAGTTGCATTGTCAAGCATATCGATTTCCATGATATTTCCTCATAAAGATGCAGCATCCAGTCAATAGGCATCACGCTGTGTGAGGCCTAGCAACTGACAACTGCCAATTGCACAAACAACGTTAAAGTTAATATTAAAAATTACCCAAAAACCATTCTTTCATGCGCTGCCAAATCGCCTTCGCAGATCCTTCCTGACGCGTCACGATATAGCCGCGCAGGTATTGCTTTTTCGCTTCCAGCAGCAAGCCCAGCACCGTCGAATAGCGCGGGCTGCGCACCACGTCGGCCAGCTGGCCGCGGTAATCCGGCGTCCCCAGGCGCGCCGGCTTGAGGAAGATGTCTTCCGCCAACTCGATCATGCCTGGCATCATGGCCGAGCCGCCGGTCAGCACCACACCGCTCGACAGCACTTCTTCATAGCCTGACTCGCGCACCACCTGATGCACCAGCGCGAACAACTCTTCGACGCGTGGCTCGATCACCGCCGCCAGCGCCTGGCGCGACAAGGTGCGCGGATTGCGGTCACCGAGGCCGGGCACTTCCAGCGTTTCACCCGGATCGGCCAGAATCTGCTTGGCGACGCCGTAGCGCAACTTGATTTCTTCCGCTTCATTGGTCGGCGTCCGCAACGCCATGGCAATGTCGTTAGTAATCTGATCGCCTGCAATCGGGATCACTGCGGTATGGCGAATCGCCCCTTCGGTGAACACCGCCACGTCGGTGGTGCCGCCGCCGATATCCACCAGCACCACGCCCAATTCTTTCTCGTCCGGCGTTAACACCGCATCGGCCGATGCCATCGGCTGCAAGATCAGGTCCGACACTTCCAGCCCGCAACGGCGAATGCACTTGACGATGTTCTGCACCGCAGATACCGCCCCGGTAACAATGTGCACCTTGACCTCTAGTCGGATGCCGCTCATGCCGATTGGTTCACGCACATCTTCCTGGCTGTCGACAATAAATTCCTGCGGTACGGTATGCAGCAATTGCTGGTCGGTAGGAATGTTGACCGCCTTCGCCGTTTCAATAACGCGCGAGACGTCGGCGGCGCTGACTTCCTTGTCCTTGATCGCCACCATGCCGCTGGAATTGAAGCTGCGGATATGGCTGCCGGCGATGCCTGTGTAGACGTTGCGGATCTTGCAGTCGGCCATCAGTTCGGCTTCTTCCAGCGCACGCTGGATCGATTCCACTGTGGCCTCGATATTGACTACCACGCCCTTCTTCAAGCCCTTGGATTCCGCCTGGCCCAGGCCGATCACTTCATGGCGCCCATCCGACAATACCTCGGCAACCACCGCCACCACCTTCGAGGTGCCGATGTCGAGACCGACGATCAAATTTTTTGCGTCTTTTGTCATAATGTTTCGCTTATTTTTTCTTGCTTCCCAATCCGCCCGACAAGCCGCTCGCCTTCAGCGCCAAGCCATTTGGATACCGCATATCCACACCTTCGATCCGGTTCTGCAAACGTGACAGCAGTTGCGGATAAATCTGCACCAGTCGTGTAACCCGGTCTTTCAAGGTAGTCTTGTTTTGTTCACGTCCCAGCTCTACCATCATGCCGTTGTCCAGCTTGATGGTCCACGCATAGCGGCTCGATAAAGCCACTTCCACCGGGTTTAACTTCAGCGGTGCAAACCACTGGCGAAAATCCGCCAGGCGCGCCACCACATCCTTCTCGCTGCCATCCGGTCCGGACAAACGCAGCAATGCTCCATCCTCTTCTGCCTCGTCCAGGTTCGCGGTGAACAAATCGCCACGCACCGATAACAAGCGTCCGTCGTCATCCCAGGTCGCCAGCGGCTGATGCTCTTCCACTGTCACGATCAGCGTATTCGGCCATTCACGCCGTACCGCTGCCTTGCGCACCCACGGCACCGATTCGAATGCTGTGCGTACCGTGTCCAGATTGGCGGTAAAGAAGTTGCCCTTGATGCGCTGCAGTGCCGTAGCGCGAACGATCAGGGGATTGACGCGCCGCAGTTCGCTTTGAGGTGCAGCTTCAATCCGGATCGTCTTCAGCGTAAACATAGGACGCTGCGCCAGCCACCACACGCCGGACGCCAGCAATGCGAGCGCAACCAACCCTAGCAAGGTGCCGGAGATTGCATTCAACATTTTGACGTCTTGCCACATGGTTTTCGACTTTATCGCTTGGTTCGTTAAATAATTCTCTAAATAACTTCTTCAAATCTTTTTACTTGCTTTGCCGGTTACACCGGCTTCCAATCTGCAGTGGGCGCCAGATCGAGTGCTGCCGAAGCCAGTATTTCAAGGCACAGATCTTCGTAGCTGACACCGTCCGCCTTGGCCGCCATCGGCACCAGCGAATGTCCGGTCATCCCGGGTGAGGTGTTGATCTCCAGCAGGAACGGCTCATTGTCGGAATCGCGCAGCATGAAATCCACCCGCGCCCAGCCTTCACAACCAATCGCCTTGAATGCCTGCACCGCAAGCGACTGTATGCGCTGGGCCAAGGCATCATCCAGCGGCGCCGGACAAAGATATTTGGTATCGTCGGTAAAATACTTATGCTGATAATCGTAGTTACCGTCAGGCGCACGAATTTCAACGATCGGCAGCGCCCGCGCAGTACGGCCCTTACCGAGCACCGGCACCGTCAATTCGCGCCCAC from the Collimonas arenae genome contains:
- the ftsA gene encoding cell division protein FtsA, with the translated sequence MTKDAKNLIVGLDIGTSKVVAVVAEVLSDGRHEVIGLGQAESKGLKKGVVVNIEATVESIQRALEEAELMADCKIRNVYTGIAGSHIRSFNSSGMVAIKDKEVSAADVSRVIETAKAVNIPTDQQLLHTVPQEFIVDSQEDVREPIGMSGIRLEVKVHIVTGAVSAVQNIVKCIRRCGLEVSDLILQPMASADAVLTPDEKELGVVLVDIGGGTTDVAVFTEGAIRHTAVIPIAGDQITNDIAMALRTPTNEAEEIKLRYGVAKQILADPGETLEVPGLGDRNPRTLSRQALAAVIEPRVEELFALVHQVVRESGYEEVLSSGVVLTGGSAMMPGMIELAEDIFLKPARLGTPDYRGQLADVVRSPRYSTVLGLLLEAKKQYLRGYIVTRQEGSAKAIWQRMKEWFLGNF
- a CDS encoding cell division protein FtsQ/DivIB, producing the protein MWQDVKMLNAISGTLLGLVALALLASGVWWLAQRPMFTLKTIRIEAAPQSELRRVNPLIVRATALQRIKGNFFTANLDTVRTAFESVPWVRKAAVRREWPNTLIVTVEEHQPLATWDDDGRLLSVRGDLFTANLDEAEEDGALLRLSGPDGSEKDVVARLADFRQWFAPLKLNPVEVALSSRYAWTIKLDNGMMVELGREQNKTTLKDRVTRLVQIYPQLLSRLQNRIEGVDMRYPNGLALKASGLSGGLGSKKK
- the ftsZ gene encoding cell division protein FtsZ, whose amino-acid sequence is MEIDMLDNATLGTVIKVVGVGGAGGNAVQHMINKGVSGVEFIAANTDAQALKQSKAHNVIQIGETGLGAGMKPSVGRQLAEESRNRIEDALRGAHMVFIAAGMGGGTGTGAAPVVAQIAKEQGALTVAVVSKPFSYEGQKCMDIADEGLEALSLHVDSLIIILNEKLEEIYEDDSMMEWLQHADDVLNNAVAGIAEIINVPGHINVDFNDVKTIMGEQGKAMMGTATASGVDRARLAAEQAVASPLLDGIDLSGARGVLVNVTASRSLKGKEIKEVMATVRAFAAPDASIAQGIAYDEAMGDDIRVTVVATGLGRTRKAVQLVQAPMMRTGTHNEPLMHGQPSVGHGSSSFEGMKAPAVWRRESASDTVRALEKNGMETYDIPAFLRKQAD